Below is a window of Paraburkholderia azotifigens DNA.
TCGAGGGCGAGCGCGGCGAAGGTCTGCTGCGCGCGCTGCTGCTCGGCAAGGATATCGGCAACCAGATCGTCGAGAAGGCGCGACTCATGCAGCCTGACGGCCTGCTGCTCAACGCGGCGCGTCCGAATCTGCTTCGCTTCATGCCTGCGCTCAACGTGACGACGGAAGAGATCGATCAGATGATGTCGATGCTGCGGTCGATTCTGGACACACTGTGATAGACGCGCCACTGTCGATCCGCGCGTTCGATGCGGCCGACACCGATGCTGTGATTGCGTTGTGGCTCGAAGCGTTCCCGGAGTATCGGGATCCGGACAGGCCGCAGCGTAATCCGCATCTGTCGATCGTGAATAAGCTCGGGACGCAGCCCGAGTTGTTCTTCGTTGCGGTTAAGGATGCTTTTGTCGTCGGCACGGTGATGGCTGGGTACGATGGGCATCGTGGATGGCTTTATTCGCTTGCCGTGCTGGCTGCTGAGCGGCGTCAGGGAATTGGTACGCGGCTCGTGCAGCATGCCGAAGCTGCTCTTGCTGCTCGCGGTTGTCCTAAAGTGAATCTGCAAGTGCTCAGCGCGAAGGCCGATGTGCGCGGGTTTTATGAGGCGCTCGGGTATCGGATGGATGATGTTGTTAGTCTTGGGAAGCGGCTCGATTTTGTCTGCGACGCTGGGTAGGTTTTTGGTTTTTGGTTTTCGTTTTCGGTTTCGCTTTCGCTTTCGCTTTCGCTTTCGCCGGCATCCGCGTTTTCGTAGCGGTTTGCTAGCGTCGCCCCTGTGCGGGGCGGCACCTACTTTTCTTTGCAGCGGCAAAGAAAAGTAGGCAAAAGAAAGCCGCTCACCCCGCTAATTCTTGTGTTTGCCTGCGGGCCCCCCACGGGTCCCGCACTCCAGACGGCAACGCAGTTTTCCACGCGTGTTGCCAGCGCCTCTAACAGGCGCCTCACCCACTCCAGTCACCCGTAGCGCAGCCAGCGGCAGCGCATCGTCTGCGCCGCCCAGGTGGCAAACTGTGTGTAGCTTGTCGCACCTCACGCGTTGGCGCTCCTACGACACCGATCCCGCTTTTCAGTCCGGAGTGGTGTACTTACATCGCGACGGCCTACACACCGTTTGCCACCTGGGCGGCTGTGGATTTATCAGTAGCGCGGTCCGTGACGCGGGATTGTGAAGCGGGTGAGGCGTGAGTTAGTACGCGGGCAACGGGCGTGAGACGGTGCGATGCCGTGTGGAGTGCGGGACCCGTGGGGGGCCCGCAGGCAACGACTAGGACTGGCGGTGTGAGCCCGCTTTCTTTGCTTACTTTCTTTGCGGCGGCAAAGAAAGTAAGTGCCGCCCCGCACAGGGGCAACGCCTGAAGCACCGATACGAATTCGCAGATGCGAGCGACGAAATCGCGGATGCCAGCGACGAAATCGCGGATACGAGCAAACCGCGGCTGCCAGCGCAGAAAAAAAAGGCCACATGTTCATCACATGCAGCCTTTCCATCAAAGGTCAGGAGGACCAAAAAGCCCGCCCTGCAAGGGCAAAATCACTCACCCAGATATGCCGCCCGCACCTTAGGATCATCGAGCATCTGCTTGGCGTCGCCGGACATGGTAACCGTCCCGGAATCCATCACATACCCGCGATCAGCGGCCTGAAGTGCAAGACGAGCATTCTGCTCAACCAGCATGACGGTAATGCCTTCCTTGGAAATTTCGCGCACCACTTCGAAGATCTTCTCGACCATGATCGGCGACAGACCCATCGACGGCTCGTCGAGCAGCAGCAGCTTCGGCTTCGAGATAACGGCACGCGCCATCGCCAGCATCTGCTGTTCACCACCCGACAACGTCCCAGCCAACTGCGTCGCACGTTCCTTCAGACGCGGGAAGAAGCCGAACATCCGCTCGACATCCTTCTTGATGCCTTCCGTATCGCTGCGCAGATAAGCACCCATCTGCATGTTCTCGACGATCGACATGCGCGCAAAGATCCCGCGGCCTTCCGGCACCATCGCCAGACCGCGCTTGAGCAGTTCATGCGGCGGCACGCCCTTGATCGACTGACCCATGTACTCGATATCGCCAGCCGAATAAGGCTTGAGGCCGGTGATGGCCTTCATGGTCGTCGTCTTGCCCGCGCCATTGGCGCCGATCAGCGTCACGAGTTCGCCCTGCGCGATCTCCAGGTCGACGCCCTTGACGGCCTGAATGCCGCCGTAGTTGA
It encodes the following:
- a CDS encoding ABC transporter ATP-binding protein, which translates into the protein MATAMLKIKGLQVNYGGIQAVKGVDLEIAQGELVTLIGANGAGKTTTMKAITGLKPYSAGDIEYMGQSIKGVPPHELLKRGLAMVPEGRGIFARMSIVENMQMGAYLRSDTEGIKKDVERMFGFFPRLKERATQLAGTLSGGEQQMLAMARAVISKPKLLLLDEPSMGLSPIMVEKIFEVVREISKEGITVMLVEQNARLALQAADRGYVMDSGTVTMSGDAKQMLDDPKVRAAYLGE
- a CDS encoding GNAT family acetyltransferase produces the protein MIDAPLSIRAFDAADTDAVIALWLEAFPEYRDPDRPQRNPHLSIVNKLGTQPELFFVAVKDAFVVGTVMAGYDGHRGWLYSLAVLAAERRQGIGTRLVQHAEAALAARGCPKVNLQVLSAKADVRGFYEALGYRMDDVVSLGKRLDFVCDAG